The stretch of DNA TCACTGGTACGTGTTCATTTGCAAGAGGATTCATTGTATTTGATAGGATATGCATGCAACCATTTGCtgcaatattttaattaatcccATATTCCTTTTCCGAAAAGAAAATCCATATTTCTAAGCTCGTTTGATTTGGGTTTAATATTTTCAAGATCTTCCATCAGATCcgatccatgaaaaatattatttttttatgtccaAAGTATTATTTACACAAATACATACAGCTACAAAAAGTTGAATTTGGGTTTAACATTTTCAAGATATTTGATATTCCATTTTCCCCGTTAGTTGATCACCCCGCACTGTACTACTTCCTACCATGTTTGGACCAAAATGAACAAATTGCTATTTGCACCTACAGCTACAAAAAAGTTGAATCGAATCCGTATAATCTAATGGAACTAGTTATGCGTGTAAACAAATCGACTGCAAATACGAGACGTTAGACAAGCATTTAGATATATAATGAATGGAATATATTAATACCTAATCAAGAACAATggatttatatttttcattataaTCTTAAGTTGAGAACAtagttcaaataaaaaaaaaaagatatgatATATAAATCCATATATTTAGATTTTAGCAAAGGAACATGGCAATTTGCTATCCTACTTCACATGCATCCAAAAGTTTGCCAAATTTATGCTAGTGATGCCAGCTAAAATCACTAGTAGACCAATGACCCTACAGAATTCATtcacaaaaaatatttattatttttcgaattacattttatttttcatgtccTTGAGAAAATGTGATGATCTTTCTCTTAAATGGCTAAAAATATGAAATACCGATAATAATTAACTACTTTAGAGGTTTTGTATTTCCatatagatttttttaaaaaaaaattaatatctaaaataattatattgtattcggttaagttttaaaaccatttatttTAACTTATCCAACGAATTCTCGTTAAAACaccatttttaaatattaaactttttgaatatttttaaagcTTACTTTAATCTTGACCTCATATCAAGGAAGTATTCTTTTAAGAGTAagtatcttgtgagacagtttaacgaatttttatttgtgaaacaGGTCAACTCttccgatattcacaataaaaagtaatactcttagcataaaagtaatattttttcatagatgacccaaataagagatctgtatcacaaaatacgacctctgagaccgtctcacacaagtttttgtcttcttTTAAACCTCTTATGTCCATGTCACTCCAAATTAATTATTACAAATTAGCTTCAAGAAGAGTTAACATCAGTCATCATTCTTGTTTCTTCACGAGAATTAATTAATCTTGAGAATGACAATATTAAAACTATGGTCGGTTTTTCAGAATCCCTAAATTAAACTTATTTTATTATAACAATTACTCCAAACAATAAATTCATTATCCAGTAGAATCAAATGGTCTACATTATtggaataaaatttaaatttataagaaaaattattttaaaaccactttttaaaaatcacaaaaaattaaatttgatttttaatttttcgaaatttaatttcaattttttataaaagatcgagtacttatatatatataaattaactaTACTATACAACTATGCAATGCGGGGGGCAGAGCAATaacatattttattaattttatttgttcAGAAaaatatacttgcatgattatctTAAACAATTTTAACATATGGAGAACGATTTACCGTCCCGCTGGCCACCCCTATCTCCCAGCTGATACCACTCCCTTTTCTCTCCTATAAAATCCATTTCCTACTCAAATCCTTCCATCCCAAAAAGCCTCTTCATTTTTACAATCCCTCATTGCACACAAGCATCAAGTTTGAGCAAATTATGGCTTCCAAGAAAAGCACATCCATTGCCCTATTTTTTGTCCTAAACCTTCTATTCTTCACTTTCTCTACGGCATGCGACACTTGCCCTACCCATAAGCCGAAACCGAAACCGAAGCCCCAACCATGTCCGCCGGGTGCCCCTGTCCCAGCCACCTGCCCTAGAGATACCCTAAAACTAGCTGCATGTGCTGATTTGCTGGGTGGATTGATCAGTGTGACCATCGGCACTCCCCCGAAAGCTCCGTGTTGCACCTTACTCGAGGGCTTAGCCGATCTCGAGGCGGCCGTGTGCCTTTGCACGGCTCTTAAAGCCAATATTTTGGGAATCAACCTTAATGTCCCAGTTTCCCTTAGCTTGCTTCTTAATGTCTGCTCCAAGAAAGTTCCACCAGGCTTCCAATGTGCTTAAAAAATTGTGCTACCACTTGTAAAATTCGCCCGTTCGTGCATGGAGGGTTGCTATTAATTGCTTTCGATTTCATTTTTAAAGTGGTTCTATGCTATATGGACGCAGACATTTCAAGAACTAATTATCGTTGCATTATGAAAATAGTACGAGGGCCTTGTATAAAGCTTATACGGGTCGCAAGACGTGACGGTAGCTGGTTTACGGAGTGTATCTCATCCCACTTAGCATTTGATTTCCTGCGTGCCAAATAAAGGGAGAAAAACATACTGGTTCCTATAATTTTGTTGTAGAAGGCAGTATCGCTTTTTTTTCCTCTCTATATATTGTAATTGCATTCTTGTTGTAATATTCAAAACCGAGTTTGTTCTTATTCATGTGTGAGAAGCTTTAAGAAGA from Primulina eburnea isolate SZY01 chromosome 6, ASM2296580v1, whole genome shotgun sequence encodes:
- the LOC140834634 gene encoding 14 kDa proline-rich protein DC2.15-like — encoded protein: MASKKSTSIALFFVLNLLFFTFSTACDTCPTHKPKPKPKPQPCPPGAPVPATCPRDTLKLAACADLLGGLISVTIGTPPKAPCCTLLEGLADLEAAVCLCTALKANILGINLNVPVSLSLLLNVCSKKVPPGFQCA